A part of Spiribacter vilamensis genomic DNA contains:
- the ilvD gene encoding dihydroxy-acid dehydratase produces the protein MADNRRSRVVTEGRARTPNRAMMRAVGFTDDDFEKPIVGVGNAHSTITPCNIGIGAQAERASDALRSAGAMPVSFGTITISDGISMGTEGMKYSLVSREVIADSIETVCNGQSLDGVLATGGCDKNMPGAMIGIARLNIPAIFVYGGTIKPGHYKGEDLTIVSAFEAVGQSAAGNLSDEDLKGVEMNACPGAGSCGGMFTANTMSSAFEAMGMSLMGSSTVSAVDDEAREVASRAAEVLVDAIHHQRLPRDIMTRPAVENAVTVVMALGGSTNAVLHLLGIANACEVDFSIDDIERIRQQVPVLCDLKPSGRFVTSEFHDVGGTPQVMKMLLAKGLLHGDCMTITGQTIAELLADVPATPPADQTVIHDFDNPVYAEGHLAILRGNLAAEGAVAKVSGIKKRRIEGPARVFDSEELAMEAILNDSIQAGDVVIIRYEGPKGGPGMREMLAPTSAIIGRGLGDAVGLITDGRFSGGTYGMVVGHVAPEAASGGNIGLVEEGDTVIIDADRNLLEVAVSEDTLAERRAHWQPRPPNYRRGVLGKFARLVSSASYGAVTDKDLFED, from the coding sequence ATGGCCGACAACCGCCGTAGCCGCGTCGTCACCGAGGGACGCGCTCGCACCCCCAACCGCGCAATGATGCGAGCCGTTGGCTTCACCGATGACGACTTCGAAAAGCCCATCGTTGGCGTCGGGAATGCCCACAGCACCATCACGCCCTGCAACATCGGCATCGGCGCGCAGGCCGAGCGCGCCAGTGACGCCCTGCGCAGTGCCGGTGCCATGCCGGTGAGCTTCGGCACGATCACCATCTCCGACGGCATCTCCATGGGCACCGAGGGGATGAAATACTCCCTCGTATCCCGCGAGGTGATCGCCGATTCCATCGAGACCGTCTGCAACGGCCAGAGCCTCGATGGCGTCCTTGCCACCGGCGGCTGCGACAAGAACATGCCCGGGGCGATGATCGGCATCGCCCGGCTGAATATCCCGGCGATCTTTGTCTACGGCGGCACCATCAAGCCCGGCCATTACAAGGGCGAGGATCTCACCATCGTCAGTGCCTTCGAGGCGGTGGGACAGTCCGCGGCCGGCAACCTGTCGGACGAGGATCTCAAGGGCGTGGAGATGAATGCCTGCCCGGGGGCCGGTTCCTGCGGGGGCATGTTCACCGCCAACACGATGTCCAGCGCCTTCGAGGCGATGGGGATGAGCCTCATGGGCTCGAGCACGGTGTCGGCGGTGGATGACGAGGCCCGCGAGGTCGCGAGCCGCGCCGCCGAGGTACTGGTCGACGCCATCCATCACCAGCGCCTGCCCCGCGACATCATGACCCGCCCGGCCGTCGAGAACGCGGTAACCGTGGTCATGGCGCTAGGCGGATCGACGAACGCGGTACTGCATCTGCTGGGCATCGCCAACGCCTGCGAGGTGGATTTCTCCATCGACGATATCGAGCGTATCCGCCAGCAGGTGCCGGTGCTCTGCGACCTCAAGCCCTCGGGACGGTTCGTGACCAGTGAGTTCCACGATGTCGGCGGGACACCACAGGTCATGAAGATGCTGCTCGCGAAAGGGTTGCTGCATGGTGACTGCATGACCATCACCGGCCAGACCATCGCCGAGCTGCTGGCCGACGTGCCGGCGACGCCGCCGGCTGACCAGACGGTCATCCACGACTTCGACAATCCGGTGTACGCCGAGGGGCATCTGGCGATCCTGCGCGGCAACCTGGCCGCCGAGGGGGCGGTCGCCAAGGTCAGCGGTATCAAGAAACGCCGCATCGAGGGACCCGCCCGGGTGTTCGACTCCGAGGAGCTCGCCATGGAGGCGATCCTCAACGACAGCATCCAGGCGGGTGACGTGGTCATCATCCGCTACGAGGGGCCGAAGGGAGGCCCGGGCATGCGCGAGATGCTCGCTCCCACATCGGCGATCATCGGCCGCGGGCTGGGTGACGCGGTGGGCCTGATCACCGATGGCCGGTTCTCCGGCGGCACCTATGGCATGGTCGTCGGGCACGTGGCGCCGGAGGCGGCCAGCGGCGGCAACATCGGACTGGTGGAGGAAGGCGATACCGTGATCATCGATGCCGACCGGAACCTCCTCGAGGTCGCGGTCAGCGAGGACACGCTCGCCGAACGCCGTGCCCACTGGCAGCCGCGACCGCCCAACTACCGGCGCGGGGTGCTGGGCAAGTTCGCCCGGCTGGTGAGCTCGGCCTCCTACGGCGCCGTGACCGACAAGGACCTGTTCGAGGACTAG
- a CDS encoding DUF4426 domain-containing protein produces the protein MRHYGPCIAVLVAALLLSLPVAAHAQQSDRFGDYEIHYSAIPTGMLNDQVAGEYGIVRSRTRGMVMITILRDGKAVSGQVDILARDEDDKVTEVGAQRVREDGWVSYVGTFPIEAGDALIFEIEVNPHAGSETYPVAFRQTFYPGE, from the coding sequence ATGAGGCACTACGGCCCCTGCATCGCCGTCCTGGTGGCGGCCCTGCTGCTGAGCCTCCCGGTTGCTGCGCACGCGCAGCAGTCCGATCGCTTCGGCGACTATGAAATCCACTACAGCGCCATACCCACCGGGATGCTCAACGACCAGGTCGCCGGCGAATACGGCATCGTCCGCAGCCGCACCCGGGGAATGGTCATGATTACCATCCTTCGCGACGGCAAGGCGGTCTCCGGTCAGGTGGATATCCTCGCCCGTGACGAGGATGACAAGGTGACTGAGGTCGGTGCCCAGCGTGTCCGCGAAGATGGCTGGGTCTCCTATGTCGGTACCTTCCCGATCGAGGCGGGCGATGCGCTGATATTCGAGATCGAGGTCAACCCCCATGCCGGTAGCGAGACCTACCCGGTGGCATTTCGGCAAACCTTCTACCCCGGAGAGTGA
- the zapE gene encoding cell division protein ZapE has translation MTTPKNRYEADLAGGDFVDDEAQRVAVEALDTLHASLLAQPSRPTGWRGWWDRHRGKSTDVIPGLYLWGGVGRGKTYLMDTFYECLPAEIGKRRVHFHRFMQSAHYRLRWLREQPDPLRSLATEWAADLRVLCFDEFFVSDIGDAMILSGLLHGLIDEGVTLVATSNIPPEGLYAGGLQRDRFLPAIELLERNLRVVNVDGGIDYRLRLLSRAPIYHVPADDRAETALAETFERMCPERDHETPELAINQRDIPVRALGDGVLWCRFGALCEGPRSADDYVEIARRFHTVILSGVPILDRDREDAARRFAALVDEFYDRGVKLIISATADIEWLYRGRYLHFEFRRIVSRLREMQSYEYLALPHRP, from the coding sequence GTGACAACGCCAAAGAACCGCTACGAGGCGGATCTGGCCGGCGGGGATTTCGTCGACGACGAGGCGCAGCGCGTCGCGGTCGAGGCGCTGGATACGCTGCATGCATCCCTGCTCGCGCAGCCCTCGCGGCCGACGGGCTGGCGCGGCTGGTGGGATCGCCATCGCGGCAAGTCAACCGATGTCATTCCGGGGTTGTACCTATGGGGTGGCGTCGGCCGGGGCAAGACCTACCTGATGGATACGTTCTACGAATGCCTGCCGGCGGAGATCGGTAAGCGGCGGGTGCATTTCCACCGCTTCATGCAGTCCGCCCACTACCGTCTGCGCTGGCTCCGGGAGCAGCCCGATCCGCTCCGCAGCCTCGCCACGGAATGGGCGGCCGATCTGCGGGTGTTGTGCTTCGACGAGTTCTTTGTCAGTGATATCGGTGACGCCATGATCCTCTCGGGCCTCCTCCACGGTCTGATCGACGAGGGGGTAACGCTGGTGGCGACGTCGAACATCCCCCCGGAGGGGCTCTACGCGGGCGGATTGCAGCGCGACCGGTTCCTGCCGGCAATCGAGCTGCTCGAGCGCAACCTGCGGGTCGTGAACGTCGATGGCGGCATCGACTATCGCCTGCGGCTGCTCAGCCGTGCGCCGATCTATCACGTCCCCGCGGACGATCGTGCCGAGACTGCGCTGGCGGAGACCTTCGAGCGGATGTGTCCGGAGCGCGATCACGAGACGCCGGAGCTTGCGATCAACCAGCGCGACATCCCCGTGCGCGCGCTTGGCGACGGCGTGCTCTGGTGCCGGTTCGGTGCCCTGTGCGAGGGACCGCGGAGCGCCGATGACTACGTCGAGATCGCCCGCCGGTTCCACACCGTCATCCTCTCGGGCGTGCCGATCCTTGATCGGGACCGGGAAGACGCGGCCCGTCGCTTCGCGGCCCTGGTGGACGAGTTCTACGATCGGGGCGTCAAGCTGATTATCTCGGCGACTGCGGATATCGAGTGGCTGTACCGCGGCCGGTACCTGCATTTCGAGTTTCGACGCATCGTCTCGAGGCTGCGGGAGATGCAGTCCTACGAGTATCTGGCCTTGCCCCACCGGCCGTGA
- the metX gene encoding homoserine O-succinyltransferase MetX produces MTALADEGSVGVITPRTVDFDEPLALDSGRVLPAYTIAYETYGELNADASNAILVCHALSGNHHAAGYHHHDERKPGWWEACIGPGKPLDTNRFFVVCSNNLGGCHGSTGPTSTDPETGHLYGADFPLVTVRDWVRSQARLADHLGIERWAAVAGGSLGGMQAMQWAIDEPERLRHAVVIAAAPRLSAQNIAFNEVARQAIRSDPDFQEGRYAVTGDRPRTGLMLARMLGHITYLSEAAMGEKFGRDRRGTAGGYRYNYDVEFEVESYLRYQGQSFVDRFDANTYLLMTRALDYFDPAAGHDGDLAAALSGVTAPFFVASFTSDWRFPPAASHEIVRALLDTDKRVSYAEIRANQGHDAFLMPVPRYREVFTTYMQRVAAEVGV; encoded by the coding sequence ATGACAGCGCTGGCCGACGAGGGCTCGGTGGGGGTCATTACCCCCCGGACCGTGGATTTTGACGAACCCCTGGCGCTGGACTCCGGGCGAGTCCTGCCGGCCTATACGATCGCCTACGAGACCTACGGCGAGCTCAACGCCGACGCCAGCAACGCCATCCTTGTCTGCCACGCGCTGTCCGGGAACCACCATGCGGCGGGCTATCACCACCACGACGAGCGCAAGCCGGGCTGGTGGGAGGCCTGCATCGGGCCGGGAAAACCGCTGGACACCAACCGGTTTTTCGTTGTCTGCAGCAACAATCTCGGTGGCTGTCACGGCTCGACCGGACCAACGTCGACAGACCCCGAGACCGGCCACCTCTACGGCGCCGACTTCCCCCTCGTAACGGTGCGTGACTGGGTGCGCAGCCAGGCGCGACTTGCCGATCATCTCGGTATTGAACGCTGGGCGGCGGTGGCCGGTGGCAGCCTGGGTGGCATGCAGGCCATGCAATGGGCCATCGACGAGCCCGAGCGCCTGCGGCATGCCGTCGTGATTGCCGCGGCGCCGCGCCTGTCCGCACAGAACATCGCCTTCAACGAGGTCGCGCGCCAGGCGATCCGCTCCGATCCGGACTTCCAGGAGGGCCGGTACGCCGTCACCGGTGATCGACCCCGGACGGGTCTGATGCTGGCGCGCATGCTCGGTCACATCACCTATCTCTCGGAAGCGGCCATGGGCGAGAAATTCGGGCGCGACCGGCGCGGCACGGCCGGCGGCTATCGCTACAACTATGATGTCGAGTTCGAGGTCGAGAGCTATCTGCGCTACCAGGGGCAGTCGTTCGTCGACCGCTTCGATGCCAATACCTATCTGTTGATGACGCGGGCACTGGACTATTTCGATCCGGCGGCTGGCCATGATGGTGATCTGGCGGCGGCGCTCAGCGGCGTCACGGCGCCGTTTTTCGTTGCCTCTTTCACCAGCGACTGGCGGTTCCCGCCGGCGGCAAGCCACGAGATCGTCCGTGCCCTGCTCGATACCGACAAGCGGGTCAGCTATGCCGAGATCCGCGCCAACCAGGGCCATGACGCCTTTCTCATGCCCGTGCCGCGTTATCGCGAGGTGTTTACCACGTATATGCAGCGGGTGGCCGCGGAGGTCGGGGTATGA
- a CDS encoding cytochrome c oxidase assembly protein — protein sequence MNTLATWLQPWEPSLPVFLACALAVSLYAIGMMRGAQPGFWAALSYFGGIALIYAVTQTHYDYYSQYLFAAHRLQHLILHHLGPFLIALAMPASVLATAMPARIRALPQGRAAPAFRVLRTIYRGLQQPFIAGTLFVGLIYFWLTPEIHFDAMLSIDLYWFMNWTMMLDGLLFWWLIFERGNPGSTPRLSPGRRILLLALVMPPQIALGAYITFSRQNLFEIYDVCGRAFPIDPLLDQQIGGLITWIPASMMSVMAAVIVLAFRLERSDSDA from the coding sequence ATGAACACGCTTGCCACCTGGTTGCAGCCCTGGGAACCGTCGCTACCGGTGTTCCTTGCCTGTGCGCTCGCGGTCAGCCTGTATGCCATCGGCATGATGCGCGGCGCGCAACCGGGATTCTGGGCGGCACTGTCGTATTTCGGCGGGATCGCGTTGATCTACGCGGTCACACAGACGCATTACGACTACTATTCGCAGTACCTGTTTGCCGCCCATCGCCTCCAGCATCTGATTCTGCATCACCTCGGGCCGTTCCTGATTGCCCTGGCGATGCCGGCGTCGGTGCTGGCCACGGCCATGCCGGCACGGATCCGGGCGCTGCCGCAGGGGCGTGCGGCACCGGCCTTTCGGGTACTTCGAACGATCTACCGCGGGCTGCAACAACCGTTCATCGCCGGGACGCTTTTCGTGGGGCTGATCTACTTCTGGCTGACCCCCGAGATCCATTTCGATGCCATGCTGAGCATCGATCTCTACTGGTTCATGAACTGGACGATGATGCTCGACGGGCTGCTGTTCTGGTGGCTTATATTCGAGCGTGGCAATCCGGGATCGACACCCCGGCTGAGTCCCGGACGTCGTATCCTGTTGCTGGCACTGGTCATGCCGCCGCAAATCGCCCTGGGTGCCTACATCACCTTCAGCCGGCAGAATCTGTTCGAGATATACGATGTCTGTGGCCGGGCGTTTCCCATCGATCCGCTGCTCGACCAGCAGATCGGCGGGCTGATTACCTGGATTCCGGCGTCGATGATGAGCGTAATGGCCGCCGTGATCGTGCTGGCATTCCGTCTGGAGAGGAGTGACTCCGATGCATAA
- the sohB gene encoding protease SohB: MEFVQDYASFLARVLTLLVAFGVLLGMIGGMTSRRRGRHREELEVEPLNRRYEAMSRRIQHGLQRNRRNLLQRLKERRQKKRKQEGEGRLPRLFVLDFDGDIRATAVDSLREEVSAIIASAKRDDEVLVRLESPGGAVPGYGLAASQLARLREANIRLTISVDRVAASGGYLMACVADRIVAAPFALIGSIGVVAQLPNFHGLLKRNDVEFELHTAGEYKRTLTMFGENTDEGREKFRESLEEIHDLFKHHIARYRPRLDLDRVATGEHWLGERALELGLVDDLGTSDDLLLERRERMELISLSWHQAPSFTRRLSVVAESLLARLKGPSQARM, encoded by the coding sequence ATGGAATTCGTGCAGGATTATGCCTCTTTCCTGGCTCGCGTGCTTACCCTGCTGGTCGCCTTTGGGGTGCTGCTGGGCATGATCGGCGGCATGACCAGCCGCCGTCGCGGCCGTCATCGCGAGGAGCTCGAGGTCGAGCCACTCAATCGCCGCTACGAGGCCATGAGCCGTCGCATCCAGCACGGCCTGCAGCGCAACCGCCGCAACCTCCTGCAGCGCCTGAAAGAGCGCCGCCAGAAAAAGCGCAAGCAGGAGGGTGAGGGCCGACTGCCACGCCTGTTCGTTCTCGATTTCGACGGTGATATCCGCGCCACGGCGGTTGATTCGCTGCGCGAGGAAGTCAGCGCCATCATTGCCAGCGCCAAGCGCGACGACGAGGTCCTGGTGCGGCTCGAGAGCCCCGGCGGCGCCGTCCCCGGTTACGGCCTCGCCGCCAGCCAGCTGGCCCGGCTGCGCGAGGCCAACATCCGGCTAACCATCTCGGTCGACCGGGTTGCCGCCAGCGGCGGCTACCTGATGGCCTGTGTAGCGGATCGGATCGTCGCTGCTCCGTTCGCCCTGATCGGCTCGATCGGCGTAGTGGCCCAGCTACCCAACTTCCATGGCCTGCTCAAGCGCAACGACGTCGAGTTCGAGCTGCATACCGCCGGCGAGTACAAACGCACGCTGACGATGTTCGGCGAGAACACCGATGAAGGGCGGGAGAAATTCCGCGAGTCGCTCGAGGAAATCCACGACCTGTTCAAGCACCACATCGCGCGCTACCGCCCGCGGCTCGACCTCGACCGGGTCGCGACCGGGGAACACTGGCTGGGGGAGCGCGCGCTTGAACTGGGCCTGGTGGATGACCTCGGCACCAGTGATGACCTGCTCCTCGAGCGGCGCGAGCGCATGGAACTGATCAGTCTGAGCTGGCACCAGGCGCCGTCGTTCACCCGCCGGCTGTCGGTGGTGGCGGAGTCGCTCCTGGCCCGGCTCAAGGGCCCTTCTCAAGCCAGAATGTGA
- a CDS encoding histone deacetylase family protein, producing MNNVSTWLISHNDCLHHDTGSNHPERIERLEAILAALDTPGFSELERHEAEMASRAALQRAHGEDYIDAVMAAIPSAGHSQFNADTTLSPGSGDAALRSAGAAIQAVDAIQNGDARRVFCATRPPGHHAEPDESMGFCLFSNAAIAALHAQAAHGVQRVAVVDFDVHHGNGTQTILTGREGLFYLSTHQYPLFPGTGSRKENRPGNILNIPMPEGTGSADYRQQFHCEAISALIDFDPELLIISAGFDAAVEDPLAGLALTTDDFAWITDELVAVANYCCGGHICSLLEGGYDLDALARGVAAHVGGLMK from the coding sequence GTGAACAACGTGTCGACCTGGTTGATCAGCCACAACGATTGCCTGCACCACGATACTGGTAGCAATCACCCCGAGCGCATCGAACGGCTGGAGGCCATCCTCGCCGCGCTGGACACGCCCGGATTCTCCGAGCTCGAGCGCCACGAGGCGGAGATGGCGTCCCGAGCGGCCCTGCAACGCGCCCACGGCGAGGATTACATCGACGCCGTAATGGCCGCTATCCCGTCCGCCGGTCATTCGCAGTTCAACGCCGACACCACCCTGTCGCCGGGATCGGGGGATGCCGCCCTGCGCTCCGCCGGCGCGGCGATTCAGGCGGTCGATGCCATCCAGAATGGCGACGCGCGGCGCGTTTTCTGCGCCACACGCCCCCCGGGGCACCATGCCGAGCCCGACGAGTCGATGGGCTTTTGCCTGTTCAGCAACGCGGCCATCGCGGCACTGCACGCGCAGGCCGCGCATGGTGTCCAGCGCGTCGCCGTGGTCGACTTCGACGTGCATCACGGCAACGGCACACAGACCATCCTCACCGGGCGCGAGGGGCTTTTCTACCTCTCCACCCACCAGTATCCGCTGTTCCCGGGGACGGGCAGCCGCAAGGAGAACCGGCCCGGTAATATCCTCAACATCCCGATGCCCGAGGGGACCGGGTCGGCGGATTATCGCCAGCAATTCCACTGCGAGGCGATCTCCGCGCTCATCGACTTCGATCCCGAACTGCTGATCATCTCGGCCGGGTTCGATGCCGCCGTCGAGGACCCGCTCGCGGGACTCGCCCTGACAACGGATGATTTCGCGTGGATCACCGACGAGCTGGTCGCCGTCGCCAACTACTGCTGCGGGGGTCACATCTGCTCGTTACTCGAGGGTGGATATGACCTCGATGCCCTCGCCCGTGGGGTGGCTGCCCACGTCGGCGGACTCATGAAATAG
- a CDS encoding sulfurtransferase TusA family protein codes for MAATSQPHAHRELDLRGLSCPLPILRTKQALRDMAVGECVAVQATDPHAVIDFRAFCDTTEHRLLHEEQGDDVLTFWLEKGP; via the coding sequence ATGGCCGCAACGTCACAGCCCCATGCCCATCGCGAACTGGATCTGCGCGGCCTGAGCTGCCCGCTACCCATCCTGCGCACCAAGCAGGCACTCCGCGACATGGCGGTCGGCGAGTGCGTGGCCGTGCAGGCGACGGACCCGCACGCCGTGATCGATTTCCGTGCCTTTTGTGACACCACCGAGCACCGGCTGTTGCACGAGGAGCAGGGCGACGACGTGCTCACATTCTGGCTTGAGAAGGGCCCTTGA
- a CDS encoding SCO family protein, with protein sequence MHNRYSGLAARIVLPILMAVGLGACGGSGYQTKGIEGLLPDLTFRLTSETGETITAADMEGAPTVVFFGFTHCPDVCPTAMARITAATKAAGEGLDTELQVLFVSVDPGRDTPQRLSDYTAFFSDRVTGATAPVERVRELTKRYRATFGYDKPNEYGDYNVSHSSAMYVFDADGDARALFRPSDSVTAMAADLRRIARS encoded by the coding sequence ATGCATAACCGATATTCCGGCCTGGCCGCCCGCATCGTCCTGCCGATCCTCATGGCCGTGGGGCTCGGTGCCTGCGGCGGCAGTGGCTACCAGACCAAGGGGATCGAGGGACTGCTGCCCGATCTGACCTTCCGCCTGACCAGCGAGACCGGCGAGACGATCACCGCCGCCGACATGGAGGGCGCGCCAACGGTGGTCTTTTTCGGATTCACGCACTGCCCGGATGTCTGCCCGACCGCCATGGCGCGGATAACCGCGGCCACGAAAGCGGCCGGCGAGGGGCTGGATACCGAGCTCCAGGTGCTGTTTGTCTCGGTGGATCCCGGTCGGGATACGCCACAGCGTCTCAGCGACTACACCGCGTTCTTCAGTGACCGGGTGACCGGGGCCACGGCGCCGGTCGAGCGGGTCCGGGAGCTCACCAAGCGCTACCGTGCAACCTTCGGCTATGACAAACCGAATGAATACGGGGACTACAACGTCTCCCACTCCAGCGCGATGTATGTGTTCGATGCCGACGGCGATGCCCGGGCGCTGTTCCGCCCGAGCGACAGCGTGACCGCGATGGCCGCCGATCTTCGGCGCATCGCCCGGAGCTAG
- the metW gene encoding methionine biosynthesis protein MetW, producing the protein MRSDLEIVASWVGRGDRVLDLGCGDGRLLRHLFDRRQATGYGLEIDPEGITRSIANGVNVIESDIDEGLSDFDDNAFDQVILTQTLQAVQRPDQLLREMLRVGRTGIVTFPNFAYYRLRWHLAVKGRMPMSHALSYAWYETPNIHFCTIHDFEALCEQLSIHIIEQRVLSHDYKSPLLARWIPNLFGEVALYRICRA; encoded by the coding sequence TTGCGCTCGGATCTGGAGATCGTCGCCAGCTGGGTCGGTCGTGGCGATCGAGTACTCGACCTCGGCTGTGGCGACGGTCGTCTCCTCAGACACCTGTTCGATCGCCGCCAGGCCACGGGCTATGGCCTGGAGATCGACCCGGAGGGCATCACCCGGAGCATTGCCAACGGCGTCAACGTCATCGAGAGCGATATCGACGAGGGGCTGTCCGATTTCGACGACAATGCCTTCGATCAGGTCATCCTCACCCAGACCCTGCAGGCCGTGCAGCGGCCCGATCAGCTGCTGAGGGAGATGCTGCGGGTGGGCCGGACCGGGATTGTGACCTTCCCCAATTTCGCTTATTACCGCCTGCGCTGGCATCTCGCGGTCAAGGGTCGGATGCCGATGAGCCATGCACTCTCCTATGCCTGGTACGAGACGCCGAACATCCATTTCTGCACGATCCACGACTTCGAAGCGCTCTGCGAGCAATTGAGTATTCACATTATCGAGCAGCGCGTGTTATCTCATGACTACAAGAGCCCGTTACTGGCGCGCTGGATTCCCAACCTGTTCGGAGAGGTCGCGCTCTACCGAATCTGTCGGGCCTGA
- the lipA gene encoding lipoyl synthase yields the protein MPELKGIPVVVSGQKVDKDNGIRAIKNGVKAQRDTAPIGRGDKPDWLRVKVPTGETYQKVRNTVREHKLATVCEESMCPNMGECWSAGTATIMLMGDVCTRACKFCAVDTGNPKGWLDDNEPNGAATTVELMGLKYVVLTSVDRDDLPDGGAQHYADCIREIKRRNPNTAVEALTPDFNGRHEAINTVVDTGLEVFAQNVETVKRLTHPVRDPRAGYQQTLDVLAYAKQRRPDVLTKTSLMLGLGETDEEIIETMDDLRAIGIDIVTFGQYLRPTVNHLPVDRYVTPTEFERYREIGLGKGFLEVVSGPLVRSSYRADRVLEKNNVGLDKAAGEG from the coding sequence ATGCCGGAACTCAAGGGCATCCCCGTTGTTGTCAGCGGCCAGAAGGTCGACAAGGACAACGGCATTCGTGCAATCAAGAACGGCGTCAAGGCGCAGCGGGACACGGCACCGATCGGGCGCGGCGACAAACCGGACTGGCTGCGCGTCAAGGTCCCGACGGGCGAGACGTATCAGAAGGTCCGCAACACCGTACGCGAACACAAGCTGGCAACGGTCTGCGAAGAGTCCATGTGTCCCAACATGGGTGAGTGCTGGAGTGCCGGCACGGCCACGATCATGCTCATGGGCGACGTCTGCACGCGGGCGTGCAAGTTCTGCGCAGTCGACACCGGCAACCCGAAGGGCTGGCTTGATGACAACGAGCCCAACGGCGCCGCGACCACCGTCGAGCTGATGGGCCTGAAGTACGTCGTGCTGACCTCGGTGGATCGCGATGACCTACCCGACGGCGGGGCACAGCACTATGCGGACTGCATTCGCGAGATCAAGCGCCGCAACCCGAACACCGCCGTCGAGGCCCTGACCCCGGACTTCAACGGCCGCCACGAGGCGATCAACACCGTCGTGGATACCGGGCTGGAGGTCTTCGCCCAGAACGTCGAGACGGTCAAGCGCCTCACCCATCCGGTCCGGGATCCGCGGGCGGGCTATCAGCAGACGCTGGATGTCCTCGCCTATGCCAAGCAGCGGCGCCCGGACGTGCTCACCAAGACCAGCCTCATGCTGGGCCTGGGCGAGACCGACGAAGAGATCATCGAGACCATGGACGATCTACGCGCCATCGGTATCGATATCGTGACCTTCGGGCAGTACCTGCGCCCCACGGTCAACCATCTGCCGGTGGATCGGTATGTAACGCCGACGGAGTTCGAGCGCTACCGCGAGATCGGCCTCGGCAAGGGATTCCTGGAGGTGGTCTCCGGCCCGCTGGTGCGCTCGAGTTACCGCGCCGATCGCGTCCTCGAGAAGAACAACGTCGGTCTCGACAAGGCTGCCGGCGAAGGCTGA